The following is a genomic window from uncultured Hyphomonas sp..
CGACAAACCTGGTGTTGGGCGGTGTCGGTATCATGGGACTGATTGCCCTGCGAATTCTCTGGGTAGACATGGGGCGTATCAAGAATGCGCGGAGCCTTCTGTTCCTTGGGGGAATCGTCTTCATTTTCTCCATCCTGACTGTCGCATTGGCGATGCCGAACCAGGACTTTGTCGGGGAGGTGCTGCAGGCTTTAGGCAAGGACGGCACGCTCAGCGGCCGTACCGCAATCTGGTCTGCAGGCCGGGTTGTGCAGGAACAGCACCCGATCCTGGGCACAGGGCTCTCAGGTTTCTGGCAACCCGACAATGGGGCAGCCCAGTCCATCAATTTCTACGACTTCAAACCGTATGGCACCGTGCTCACATTCCACAATTCCTACATGGAAGTGCGTGTCCATCTCGGTTATGTCGGCTGGGCTCTCTATATCGGGACCTGGATCTGGCAGTGGCAGCGCGCGATCCGCAACTGGATGGTGTCACGTGACCTGGAAGCGTCGGCTCTCCTGATGCTCCTCCTGCTCGTGTTCATCACAACTTTCACCGAGTCCACGCCCTGGGGGGTGTTCAATACGCCGGTGAACATCATGCTGCTCGCTTCGACAGCCGCCTTCAGCGCCAGCCGGCGGAAGTTCGAAGGCTATGTGCCGGTCAAGGTCAGCGAAGCCCGCGTTCACTCGGCTCGCTAACCGGGGTTTTCATCTCCGAACCCGCCGGATTTCGACAGATTTTCGCCACAATTCGGTCTGCGTCGTAGAGGCGAGCGAGGCTGAGAAGCGAGGGCTGCCGTCGCGCAGAAGAAAAATTGTGACCAAGATTCAGAGTGTTGTGTCGCTGCGCTGGATGGTGTCGCCCAGGTCAGGTGAAACCTGGACCTCGATAGGTGACATTTCCGTCAGCCGCAGCGCCTACCCACCGGCAACACATTGCTGACACGCCGTGGAACCACAATCCCAGTCGATACGTATAGACTTCAGCGGGCATTTAACACGCCCTTAAGAGTTAGAATGGATGGATGGCGCGTGATGAACAACGCTACTTCATCCGTGTCAGGGAGCAGACCTGTGGTCGATCTTGCTAATGCTACCATCGCGCATCGCGGCTGGGATGCCGGCGTCCATGCCGAGCAGGAAACCTATGGCAAATGGCCGGTTTGGGCGCGCCTCCTGATCATCGTCGGGCTGAGCGCCTTGCTGTGGGCTGGTATTATCAGTGCTGCCGTTGCGCTGTTCGGCTAAAGCTTCAGGCTAGGATGAAATCAAAAAAGCCCCGGTGAGATCCACCGGGGCTTTTTTGATTTTGGGTATTGCGGTTGTGCCAGATCAGCGCGCCCCGCGGGACAGAAGAACGGCCGGCACAGTGCGCAGCATGATCATGATGTCGCCAATGAAGGTGCGGGTACGGGCGTATTTCACGTCCAGCTGCACACGTTCGTCATAGGTGGTGTTGCTGCGGCCTTCGACCTGCCACAGACCGGTCAGGCCAGGGCGGACGGCGCAATAGTCGCGATAAAACTCACCATATTTGGCGATTTCGTTTTCGACGATCGGACGAGGACCAACCAGCGACATGTCACCCCGCAGGATATTCACCAGCTGTGGCAGCTCGTCGATCGACGTTTTGCGGATGAAGTGGCCGAGCGGCGTGATGCGCGGATCATTGACGAATTTCTGTGTCTCTTCCCATTCGGCGCGAGCGGCAGGGTCCGTTGCCAGGATCTCCTGCAGGCGCTCATCGGCGTTTGCGACCATGGAGCGGAGCTTGAAGCAATTGAAGGTGCGTCCATTCCGTCCATAGCGCTTCTGGGCGTAGACGGCCCGGCCGCCATCCTGGAGGCGGATGAGGATGCCCACGACAAGAAGAAGCGGGAAGACAAAGACCAGCGCGACGCTCGCGATGACGATGTCCAGAAAACGTTTTACGCCGGTAACGGTCTCATATTCCGTGCGATCCAGTCGCGTGGAAGTGTATGCGGCCGTTTCCGCGTGGCGTGATTGATTAGTTAGTCTCAGACCCATAACTGTCCCCGGAACTCTACCGTAAGGCGTAAGAAATCTTCCCGGAATTCCTCACGCCCCAGCCAACTGTCGTTAACTTTGAGAGCAAGGAAACCTTTATTTCATTTGGGGACGTTTGCAATCTGTATACCGGCATTTGGCCAAATATTTAGGGTGTTTTCTCGAAATTCGCCTGCTAGGGGAAGTATATTTCAAGTAATCGGGGCCATATGAGCATTTATTAACCATCGTACCTCGATTCGAGGTGCTTTGAGAGATTCGCTTGTGCCAGGACGGGTCACCGGCGTGCCATTTCAAAACGAAAAAAAGCGGCAGAGCTTTTGGGCTCTGCCGCTTCGATTCGGGGAGTAATGCCGCCGTCTGATCAGAAGTGACGTTCCGCGATACGGATTGTGTCACCCGGCTGGACGACGGTTGAGGTCGTCAGCTCAATGGCTTGTTCGGCGTTCGAGCCCACGCTCTTGATGTACACGACGTTCTTGCGCGCGCGGTATGTCCAGCCACCTGCGGCGGCCACCGCGTTCACGACAGTCAGTCCGGAATTGTAGGGGTATTCGCCGGGGCGGTTCACTTCGCCGAGGATATAATAGGGGCGATAATTGATGACCTCCGCGCTGACGCGCGGGTTGAGGACATAATCGCCGTCCAGCATCTCCACGATGCGGTTCTCAAGCTGAGGCGTGGTGAGGCCGAGTGCCTCGACCTGGCCGATGAGGGGCATGGAAATGGAGCCGGTACCGTCCACTTCGAATTGGCCGGACAGGTCCGGCTGGCCGAACACGGTAATCCGAAGCTGGTCGCCATTGCCAAGCGCGTAGGCGCCGACTGCCTGTTGTTGAACCACTTGCTCACCAGCGGCGGAACTCACCGCAGATGGGGTCGTGGTTGCGCAAGCCGCAACGAACAGAAGCAGGCTGCCTAGAATTGCTGTGACGAGGGGGCGTAGGAAATTCATCGTCTCTTTGTCTCCCAGAATTGGTGTTCCTGCTGTGTAGCAAGACCTATTCCAGAGTTTCAGGTCGAGAGGAAGGAAACTTCGTCCCGGAAAAGGCGAACAGCTGAAAGTTTGCCGCTGATGAACGCGCCGGTGTCCAGGCCGATCCGGCGGTCGTCACGAAAGACCCCGTCTGTCGGCGTGTGCCCGTGCACCACAACCTGAGGGAACTGTTCTTCCGCTTCCAGGAATTCCTCGCGGATCCAGAGCATGTCCCGCACCGTCTGGTTTTCCAGGGTTTCACCGGGACGAAGGCCGGCGTGCACAAAAAGATAGTCGCCGGTTACATAGTAGTGCTGGAGGTTCTGGTAGAACTTCAGGTGCTGTTCGGGCAAGCGATTGCGGAATTCGGTCCAGACCTTGTCCCACGCCCGCTGGTAGGCCTGCATGGCATCATGGGATTGCATTGCGGCACGCGCGTTTTGCGGCGGCTGGAGGCCGTATGAGTAAAGCGTCTCGGCGCCGCCATACCGCACCCATTGTTTGCCGAAATTGACGTCATTGAGAAACCGCAGCAGCGCTTCCTCGTGATTGCCCATCAGGAAAACACGTTCGAATGCCTTCATGCGATCGCTGAGCAGGAATTCGACCACGTCCTTGGACTGCAGGCCGCGATCAATATAATCTCCAAGAAAAACAAGGACTCTCTTGGTGCCGTCCGGCAAGGATTGCGAGTCTTCGTCGATCTGCTCAATCAGTTTTTCGAGAAGATCCCGTCTGCCGTGAACGTCACCGATCGCATAGACACATTGCCCGTCCGGCGCATGGGTTGTCCTGGTGATCTGTGCGGGCGCCTGTTCCTCTACCGGTTCTTCCACCTGCGGTGTTGAGTGGCCAGCGCCTCGGCGAATTCGCGCACGCAAAGACGTCGCTGAGCGGGTCAGGTTACTGATCCGTTGCAAGAAGCTTTGCCGGGTCTGATCGGTCATTTTACTCATCTGGGTGCAAGTATTAACGATTACTTATAACGCTTTCTGGTCCGAAACCAATCGGTACGGGAAAATCAGGGGGCCGTTTCACTCAACGCTTCCTTTAAGAAGCCCACCGCCCAGCTCATGTGCATCGTGCCGGAAATCAGGCCCGCAAGGAGGCCGCAAGGAGATTGTTTCCAGGCGGCGACTGCAACCGATGCTGCAGTGAGAACGCCAGCATAGCCCAGCGGCAAGACAAGCGCAGGCGGGAAAATGGGTGAAGCGATCAGGCCGGCGGCACTGGCCAAGAGGGCGAGAATTGGCAGGGCCTGACGGATCTTCAGCCGTTGCCCATGCTTGCGGACATTGCGCGCCCGGCCTTTACCATAATTGAAGTATTGTTTCGAAAGGCGGCTCACCGATCCCCGCGGGATGTAGCGAATGCGGATGTCGGCATCGAGATAGATTTTGCCGCCTGCCTGCGCCACGCGTTCATCATATTCGGCGTCTTCATTGTGCGAGAACGTCTCGTCGTACCCGCCGACCTGCCGGTACATTCCGATATCGAAACCGGCGTGATGCCCATGGTCGACATAGCCGGAAACCTTGCCGCCGCGATGCACGGACCCGCCGGAGCCAAGCGGCGTGTCGACGATCCAGGCGTTGGCCCGCTCGAAGCAGGTGTCACCGACCGCATCCATCGGGATGACGACTGATGCAGCCGCCGTGGCTTCCAGCGTTCTGGCGACCGAGAGGATAAAGCCGGCAGGGTAAATTGAGTGCGCGTCACACCGCACGATATAGCGGGTGCCAGGTGCGCTGACGTCGGCGACGGCCAGGTTCATGGCCGCTGCCTGCAAACGCTTCGGGTTGTGAATGACCTGCAGGTTCGGGAATTCGGATTTCAGGCGCTCGACGATTTCGACTGTCCTGTCCGAGCTACCGCCATCGGCCACGACCAGAGGTACTTCTCTCAACCGGGCATCGCCCGCCATCAAAGAGCGG
Proteins encoded in this region:
- a CDS encoding sugar transferase, producing MGLRLTNQSRHAETAAYTSTRLDRTEYETVTGVKRFLDIVIASVALVFVFPLLLVVGILIRLQDGGRAVYAQKRYGRNGRTFNCFKLRSMVANADERLQEILATDPAARAEWEETQKFVNDPRITPLGHFIRKTSIDELPQLVNILRGDMSLVGPRPIVENEIAKYGEFYRDYCAVRPGLTGLWQVEGRSNTTYDERVQLDVKYARTRTFIGDIMIMLRTVPAVLLSRGAR
- a CDS encoding metallophosphoesterase family protein, whose translation is MEEPVEEQAPAQITRTTHAPDGQCVYAIGDVHGRRDLLEKLIEQIDEDSQSLPDGTKRVLVFLGDYIDRGLQSKDVVEFLLSDRMKAFERVFLMGNHEEALLRFLNDVNFGKQWVRYGGAETLYSYGLQPPQNARAAMQSHDAMQAYQRAWDKVWTEFRNRLPEQHLKFYQNLQHYYVTGDYLFVHAGLRPGETLENQTVRDMLWIREEFLEAEEQFPQVVVHGHTPTDGVFRDDRRIGLDTGAFISGKLSAVRLFRDEVSFLST
- a CDS encoding glycosyltransferase family 2 protein — protein: MGSHAMAEIDRNQAPELAPASILAVIPTLNEERHIETCIRSLMAGDARLREVPLVVADGGSSDRTVEIVERLKSEFPNLQVIHNPKRLQAAAMNLAVADVSAPGTRYIVRCDAHSIYPAGFILSVARTLEATAAASVVIPMDAVGDTCFERANAWIVDTPLGSGGSVHRGGKVSGYVDHGHHAGFDIGMYRQVGGYDETFSHNEDAEYDERVAQAGGKIYLDADIRIRYIPRGSVSRLSKQYFNYGKGRARNVRKHGQRLKIRQALPILALLASAAGLIASPIFPPALVLPLGYAGVLTAASVAVAAWKQSPCGLLAGLISGTMHMSWAVGFLKEALSETAP
- a CDS encoding polysaccharide biosynthesis/export family protein, with translation MNFLRPLVTAILGSLLLFVAACATTTPSAVSSAAGEQVVQQQAVGAYALGNGDQLRITVFGQPDLSGQFEVDGTGSISMPLIGQVEALGLTTPQLENRIVEMLDGDYVLNPRVSAEVINYRPYYILGEVNRPGEYPYNSGLTVVNAVAAAGGWTYRARKNVVYIKSVGSNAEQAIELTTSTVVQPGDTIRIAERHF
- a CDS encoding O-antigen ligase family protein; protein product: MNVMSRKMKVTEDTTLVWAKVFSEDKSAPIWFQAIVTAWFFSTYIDFPAVTAVRYLLVLALFGVIALKSATVLPTVVRAWPLFVMPVFALSSILWSPYPSQALKQGVYFILTPLFIITIISVLDARRAMRCLMFAGWITSFMVLAKFSSIDSGGPYPSKNYVALQMNFMMLLSMAAALNKNELTWIRLAALPFIPMGALFVVAANSATNLVLGGVGIMGLIALRILWVDMGRIKNARSLLFLGGIVFIFSILTVALAMPNQDFVGEVLQALGKDGTLSGRTAIWSAGRVVQEQHPILGTGLSGFWQPDNGAAQSINFYDFKPYGTVLTFHNSYMEVRVHLGYVGWALYIGTWIWQWQRAIRNWMVSRDLEASALLMLLLLVFITTFTESTPWGVFNTPVNIMLLASTAAFSASRRKFEGYVPVKVSEARVHSAR